One genomic window of Quercus lobata isolate SW786 chromosome 9, ValleyOak3.0 Primary Assembly, whole genome shotgun sequence includes the following:
- the LOC115960094 gene encoding bet1-like protein At4g14600, whose product MASNSYGGSSYGGAAAYRSREGLSTRAVGGSDEIQLRIDPMHADFDDEIIGLRTQVKKLRHVAEEIGTEARFQKDFLNQLQMTVLKAQAGVKNNVRRLNKSIIQHGSNHIVQVVVFALICFFVVYFWAKMSRK is encoded by the exons ATGGCGTCTAATTCGTATGGAGGTTCCTCATATGGCGGTGCTGCTGCTTATCGATCAAG AGAGGGTCTAAGTACGAGAGCAGTGGGTGGTTCTGATGAAATTCAATTGCGAATCGATCCTATGCACGCCGATTTCGACGACGAGATCATCGGTCTCCGAACCCAAGTTAAAAAACTCAGACAC GTTGCTGAAGAGATAGGGACAGAAGCAAGATTTCAGAAAGATTTTCTTAATCAGCTG CAAATGACAGTACTCAAAGCTCAAGCAGGGGTGAAGAATAATGTAAGGCGATTGAACAAGAGCATAATCCAGCATGGCTCCAACCATATCGTTCAAGTGGTTGTTTTTGCTCTAATTTGTTTCTTCGTGGTTTACTTTTGGGCCAAGATGTCCAGAAAGTGA
- the LOC115960093 gene encoding uncharacterized protein LOC115960093: protein MEVETDRKTPTKRKSSFYSIKLIICVLVLFLFVILFQAETSSLDSYSLSPTASSWAFFKKWKGLALKANHGPSHSDITDSTIISKLRESVTFLPLKDLRFSETAMSGNTWFMSSLNDTYEENEAEYLYFPSKASKGRLLCIKGRDVRDGTKSSYALAWPESLPDKTLFMKGLTFLSDSYYDYVNLWHGVCAMAPFVGWSMKNECLRPTRWVLYHWGELRNSMGKWLQNLMQATYGEVLVEGFEKGDDGPYCFEKAIVMRHNLGNMGKEKKLEVFDLLRCKARGFCGINQADRGREVNERGEPIIRLTLLMRRGSRSFRNASAVTDIFARECARVEGCLLKVIQSEDLTFCDQVKVMSNTDIVASPHGAQLTNMLFMDRNSSIMEFFPKGWLELAGLGQYAHHWMADLSGMKHQGAWWDPNGEKECPFPKEDPECFTFYKDGKVGHNETFFAEWARRVLKQVRISKLEQANKSTPLKSSACIC, encoded by the exons ATGGAGGTGGAAACTGACCGCAAAACTCCTACCAAAAGAAAGAGTTCATTCTACTCAATCAAACTCATAATATGTGTCTTGGTACTGTTTTTATTTGTCATTCTTTTCCAAGCAGAAACATCTTCTCTTGATTCTTATTCCTTATCACCCACTGCTTCTTCATGGGCATTTTTCAAGAAATGGAAAGGTTTGGCATTGAAAGCCAACCATGGTCCAAGTCACTCAGATATTACAGACAGTACTATAATCTCAAAGCTCCGAGAATCTGTGACTTTCCTTCCCTTAAAAGACCTCAGGTTTTCTGAGACTGCCATGTCAGGGAACACTTGGTTTATGAGCTCCTTGAATGACACTTATGAGGAAAATGAAGCTGAGTACCTCTATTTCCCTTCAAAAGCATCAAAGGGAAGGCTTTTGTGCATCAAGGGTCGTGATGTAAGAGATGGCACAAAAAGCTCATATGCTTTGGCTTGGCCAGAAAGTCTTCCAGACAAAACTTTGTTCATGAAGGGCTTGACTTTTCTGTCAGACAGTTACTATGACTATGTGAATTTGTGGCATGGGGTGTGTGCTATGGCTCCATTTGTTGGTTGGTCCATGAAGAATGAGTGCTTAAGACCAACAAGATGGGTACTATACCATTGGGGTGAGCTTAGGAATAGCATGGGAAAATGGCTTCAGAACCTAATGCAAGCAACCTATGGGGAAGTTTTGGTTGAGGGATTTGAAAAAGGAGATGATGGGCCTTATTGTTTTGAAAAGGCAATAGTGATGAGGCATAATTTGGGGAACATGGGGAAGGAGAAGAAGCTTGAGGTTTTTGATTTGTTGAGATGTAAAGCGAGAGGTTTTTGTGGCATTAACCAAGCAGATAGAGGGAGAGAAGTCAATGAAAGAGGGGAGCCAATCATAAGGCTAACTTTGCTGATGAGGAGAGGTTCAAGATCTTTCAGAAATGCAAGTGCTGTGACTGACATATTTGCAAGGGAATGTGCAAGAGTGGAGGGTTGCTTGTTGAAGGTAATTCAGTCAGAGGATCTTACTTTCTGTGACCAG GTCAAAGTTATGTCTAACACCGACATTGTAGCATCTCCTCATGGGGCTCAGCTAACAAACATGCTTTTCATGGATAGAAATAGTAGCATAATGGAATTCTTCCCCAAAGGATGGTTGGAGCTCGCAGGCTTAGGCCAGTATGCACATCATTGGATGGCAGACCTATCAGGGATGAAACACCAAGGTGCTTGGTGGGATCCAAATGGCGAAAAGGAATGCCCATTTCCCAAAGAAGATCCTGAATGCTTTACCTTCTATAAAGATGGCAAGGTTGGTCATAATGAAACCTTCTTTGCAGAGTGGGCAAGACGTGTCCTCAAGCAAGTAAGGATAAGCAAGCTGGAACAAGCCAACAAGAGTACACCTCTGAAATCAAGCGCTTGTATATGCTAA